In one window of Bradyrhizobium sp. AZCC 1721 DNA:
- a CDS encoding L,D-transpeptidase, whose protein sequence is MSNSLILSRFAAAAFGALAIGATAFSTPATAAPLPLFPFFLPQIEAAPPPVAAAPEEEERFELPARLRRQVVNYYTREAPGTIIIDTPNTYLYLVLGNGQAMRYGIGIGRDGFTWSGTQTITRKAEWPAWTPPPQMIARQPYLPRHMTGGPGNPLGARAMYLGGTIYRIHGTNAPETIGTRVSSGCLRLTNEDVIDLYSRVSVGTKVIVLPMTDRRADLGRTIR, encoded by the coding sequence ATGTCCAATTCATTGATACTGAGCCGCTTCGCGGCCGCCGCCTTTGGCGCGCTGGCGATTGGCGCCACCGCATTTTCCACGCCCGCCACTGCGGCTCCGCTGCCGCTGTTTCCGTTCTTCCTGCCCCAGATCGAAGCGGCCCCGCCGCCGGTTGCCGCTGCGCCTGAGGAAGAAGAGCGCTTCGAGCTGCCGGCCCGCCTGCGCCGCCAGGTCGTGAACTACTACACCCGCGAGGCGCCGGGCACGATCATCATCGATACTCCGAACACCTATCTCTACCTCGTGCTCGGCAACGGCCAGGCGATGCGCTACGGCATCGGCATCGGCCGCGACGGCTTCACCTGGTCGGGCACCCAGACCATCACCCGCAAGGCCGAATGGCCGGCCTGGACCCCGCCCCCGCAAATGATCGCCCGCCAACCCTATTTGCCGCGCCACATGACCGGCGGCCCGGGTAATCCGCTCGGCGCCCGCGCGATGTATCTCGGCGGCACCATCTATCGCATCCACGGCACCAACGCGCCGGAGACGATCGGCACCCGCGTTTCTTCAGGCTGCCTCCGCCTCACCAACGAAGACGTCATTGATCTCTATTCCCGGGTCAGCGTCGGAACCAAGGTGATCGTGCTGCCGATGACGGATCGCCGCGCCGATCTCGGCCGGACCATCCGTTGA
- a CDS encoding TAXI family TRAP transporter solute-binding subunit, with protein MTDHNDNSARSRRRRKRKSYALLILAAGMLAFGVAAGTLYYVLRPTTLRIAVGPAGSDDQKLIQLMAQTFAREGSSVRLTPITTEGAVESIALFTDGKADLAVARGDLNLPTNAESVAILRKNVVVLWAPSGLPAKGSKKQPTPKIKSLDELAGHRVGVIGRTQANVALLRSILKESGINPDRVTISQFATNQLGEMAKDQSVDAFMAVGPLKSKITVDAIAATAAARGEPKFLPIEVSDAIAKKNPIYESEEIPASIFGSSPQRPEDKVDTVAVNHLIIAPKSLSDTAVAAFARQLFTNRQQLARELPTASQIEKPDTEKDAALPAHAGAAAYIDGNERTFLEKYTDYIWFAILILSGLGSAGAWFKHYWNRDEREVYVGHRDELLDLISRVRKAETPEELAEMQNTADGILRHALDCYDDGAVEDGDLSVIGLALEQFHHAVADRRAVLATGQADIPRMRAGQA; from the coding sequence ATGACAGACCACAACGACAATTCTGCGCGATCCCGCCGCCGGCGGAAGCGAAAGAGCTATGCGCTTCTGATCCTTGCCGCCGGCATGCTCGCGTTCGGCGTCGCCGCGGGCACGTTGTATTACGTGCTGCGGCCGACGACGCTGCGGATTGCGGTCGGCCCGGCCGGCAGCGACGACCAGAAGCTGATCCAGTTGATGGCGCAGACCTTTGCGCGCGAGGGCAGCTCGGTGCGGCTGACGCCGATCACGACGGAAGGGGCGGTGGAGAGCATCGCCCTGTTCACGGACGGCAAGGCCGATCTCGCCGTCGCCCGCGGCGACCTGAACCTGCCGACGAATGCCGAGTCGGTTGCCATCCTGCGCAAGAATGTCGTCGTGCTGTGGGCGCCCTCCGGCCTTCCCGCCAAGGGTTCGAAGAAGCAGCCCACGCCCAAGATCAAGAGTCTCGATGAACTGGCCGGCCACCGCGTCGGCGTGATCGGGCGGACGCAGGCCAATGTCGCGCTGTTGCGCAGTATTCTAAAGGAGTCCGGCATCAATCCCGATAGGGTCACGATCAGCCAGTTCGCCACCAATCAGCTCGGCGAAATGGCGAAAGATCAGTCGGTCGACGCCTTCATGGCGGTAGGCCCGCTCAAGAGCAAGATCACCGTGGACGCGATCGCTGCAACGGCTGCTGCCCGCGGCGAGCCGAAATTCCTGCCGATCGAGGTTTCCGACGCGATCGCCAAGAAAAACCCGATCTACGAATCCGAGGAAATTCCCGCCAGCATCTTCGGCTCTTCGCCGCAGCGGCCGGAAGACAAGGTCGACACCGTTGCCGTCAACCATCTGATCATCGCGCCGAAGTCATTGTCGGATACGGCGGTCGCCGCCTTCGCCCGCCAGCTCTTCACCAACCGCCAGCAGCTCGCGCGTGAATTGCCTACCGCCTCGCAGATCGAGAAGCCGGATACCGAAAAGGACGCCGCACTACCGGCGCATGCTGGCGCAGCCGCCTATATCGACGGCAACGAGCGAACGTTCCTCGAAAAATACACCGACTACATCTGGTTCGCGATCCTGATCCTGTCGGGCTTGGGCTCGGCCGGCGCCTGGTTCAAGCACTACTGGAACAGGGACGAGCGCGAAGTGTACGTAGGCCATCGCGACGAACTGCTCGACCTGATTTCTAGGGTACGCAAGGCGGAAACGCCGGAAGAGCTGGCGGAGATGCAGAACACAGCCGACGGCATATTGCGTCACGCGCTCGATTGCTATGACGACGGCGCAGTCGAGGACGGCGACCTCTCGGTGATTGGGCTCGCGCTCGAACAATTCCACCACGCGGTCGCTGACCGCCGTGCGGTCCTTGCCACCGGCCAAGCCGACATACCGCGAATGCGCGCTGGCCAGGCTTGA
- a CDS encoding glycosyltransferase family 4 protein — protein MKILIATDAWHPQVNGVVRTLTSLARSAAALDADISFLTPDGFPSLGVPTYPGLRVALPNRREIARRIEEAAPDAIHIATEGPIGWMVRAYCRRRKLSFTTSYTTRFPEYIAVRTGLPAAVGYAVLRQFHAASSTVMVATDSLRQELTGRGFRKLGFWTRGVDTELFNPHNPATLDLPRPIFMTMGRVAVEKNLDAFLSLDLPGSKVVVGDGPQKAQLAQKYPDAIFLGEKKGAELTAHLAAADVFVFPSLTDTFGVVQLEALACGTPVAAFPVTGPKDVIADHPIGALDTDLRSACLRALPMSREACRNFALARSWENSARQFLGNLTALQPSRVLRPVRRVPAASAVQG, from the coding sequence ATGAAGATATTGATTGCGACCGATGCGTGGCATCCGCAGGTGAACGGTGTCGTCCGCACGCTGACGTCGCTGGCGCGCAGCGCCGCTGCGCTCGATGCCGATATCAGCTTCCTCACCCCAGACGGGTTTCCTTCCCTCGGCGTGCCGACCTATCCCGGCTTACGCGTCGCGCTGCCGAACCGGCGCGAGATCGCGCGACGGATCGAAGAGGCGGCGCCCGACGCGATCCATATCGCAACCGAGGGGCCGATCGGCTGGATGGTGCGCGCCTATTGCCGGCGCCGCAAGCTTTCGTTCACCACGTCCTATACGACGCGCTTTCCCGAATATATCGCCGTCCGCACCGGGCTGCCGGCCGCCGTCGGCTATGCGGTGCTGCGGCAGTTTCATGCCGCGTCTTCCACGGTCATGGTCGCCACCGACTCGCTGCGGCAGGAACTTACTGGGCGGGGCTTTCGGAAACTTGGCTTCTGGACGCGCGGCGTCGACACCGAATTGTTCAACCCGCATAATCCTGCGACGCTCGATCTGCCGCGGCCGATCTTCATGACGATGGGCCGCGTCGCGGTGGAGAAGAATCTCGATGCGTTTCTGTCGCTCGACCTGCCGGGATCGAAAGTGGTTGTCGGCGACGGACCGCAGAAGGCGCAGCTCGCGCAAAAATACCCTGACGCAATTTTCCTCGGCGAGAAGAAGGGCGCGGAGTTGACCGCGCATCTGGCCGCCGCCGACGTCTTCGTATTTCCGAGCCTTACCGACACGTTCGGCGTCGTGCAGCTTGAGGCATTGGCCTGCGGCACCCCGGTCGCGGCATTCCCGGTCACCGGGCCAAAGGACGTCATTGCCGATCATCCGATCGGCGCGCTCGACACCGATCTGCGCAGCGCGTGCTTGCGCGCGCTGCCGATGTCGCGCGAGGCCTGCCGGAATTTTGCACTGGCGCGCTCCTGGGAAAACAGCGCGCGGCAGTTCCTCGGCAATCTGACCGCGCTGCAGCCGAGTCGCGTGTTGCGACCGGTGCGCCGGGTGCCTGCCGCGAGCGCCGTGCAGGGCTGA
- a CDS encoding class I SAM-dependent methyltransferase: MADIIKLDGTRSLDFDRETVEQAYDRWAPVYDLVFGGVFSKGRKAAIQATNKIGGRVLEVGVGTGISLPLYAPHLRIFGTDISEAMLQKAKKRVDELGLKNVEGLAVMDAENLEFPDDCFDVVMAQYVVTAVPNPEKALDEFARVLRPGGELIILTRVSADAGMRRFIEQRLQPVVRPLGFRTAEFAWSRYAQWLAGARGMELAERRLVPPLGHFSLVRFRKIDVAAAA; the protein is encoded by the coding sequence ATGGCAGACATCATCAAGCTTGACGGTACCAGATCCCTGGATTTCGACCGCGAAACGGTCGAGCAGGCCTACGATCGCTGGGCGCCGGTTTACGACCTCGTGTTCGGGGGCGTGTTCAGCAAGGGCCGCAAGGCGGCGATCCAGGCGACCAACAAGATCGGCGGCCGCGTGCTCGAGGTCGGCGTCGGCACCGGCATTTCGCTGCCGCTATACGCGCCGCATCTGCGCATCTTCGGCACCGACATTTCGGAAGCGATGCTGCAGAAGGCGAAGAAGCGCGTCGATGAACTCGGCCTGAAGAACGTCGAGGGCCTTGCCGTCATGGACGCCGAGAATCTCGAATTCCCCGACGATTGCTTCGACGTGGTGATGGCGCAGTATGTGGTCACTGCCGTGCCGAACCCCGAAAAAGCACTCGACGAATTCGCCCGCGTGCTGCGGCCGGGCGGCGAACTCATCATCCTCACCCGCGTCAGCGCCGATGCCGGCATGCGCCGCTTCATCGAGCAGCGGCTGCAGCCGGTGGTGCGTCCGCTCGGCTTCCGCACCGCCGAATTCGCCTGGTCGCGCTATGCGCAATGGCTGGCGGGCGCGCGCGGCATGGAGCTGGCGGAGCGCCGCCTGGTGCCGCCGCTCGGTCACTTCTCGCTGGTGCGCTTTCGGAAAATCGACGTCGCCGCGGCTGCCTGA
- a CDS encoding aminotransferase class III-fold pyridoxal phosphate-dependent enzyme, with protein MDSSLPILSLSAAAVAGAAAVFPKLQARLALSRAKHRSLTGHSKMSKMVARLVPHYEFDIDNFFASDGAPSDVAMQRQDAFFRLACLYEERYAKGRQMTAEAATHISDLQFTETYRVPFQYSRLVRENLGTGAFMQSSAGVTVTDVDGNIFYDLTGSYGVNIFGNDFYKECITEAEKRARALGPVLGPYHPVITDNVRRLCEISGLDEVSFHMSGTEAVMQAVRLARYHTKRSHLVRFAGAYHGWWGDVQPGVGNPVSPHETYTLADMSERTLHVLRTRKDIACVLVNPLQALHPNANAPGDSALVDSSRKGAFDRAAYTDWLKKLREVCTQRGIVLIFDEVFVGFRLAAGGAQEYFGVRADMVTYGKSLAGGLPVGVVCGAKDLMRRFRDDRPADVCFARGTFNSHPYVMTAMDEFLSRLASPNFNAVYQGLDETWNGRAKALNERLAAQDLPVRVSNISSIWTVQYTEPSRYNWMLQYYLRAEGLALSWVGTGRLIFSLNYTDADFAEVVDRFIAASEKMKRDGWWWHDGSLTNKDIKRRILREMLAKRLRR; from the coding sequence ATGGATTCGTCCCTTCCGATTCTTTCCCTGTCCGCCGCTGCGGTTGCTGGCGCCGCGGCAGTGTTCCCCAAATTGCAGGCGCGGCTGGCGCTGTCGCGCGCAAAGCACCGCTCGCTGACCGGGCATTCCAAAATGTCCAAGATGGTCGCGCGGCTGGTGCCGCACTACGAATTCGATATCGATAATTTCTTCGCTTCCGACGGCGCGCCCAGCGATGTCGCCATGCAGCGGCAGGACGCCTTCTTCCGGCTCGCCTGCCTCTATGAGGAGCGCTACGCCAAGGGCCGGCAGATGACGGCCGAGGCCGCGACGCACATCTCCGACCTGCAGTTTACGGAAACCTACCGCGTCCCGTTCCAGTACAGCCGGCTGGTGCGCGAAAATCTCGGCACCGGCGCCTTCATGCAGTCTTCCGCCGGCGTCACCGTCACCGATGTCGACGGCAACATCTTCTACGACCTGACCGGCTCCTACGGCGTCAACATTTTCGGCAACGACTTCTACAAGGAGTGCATCACGGAAGCCGAAAAGCGCGCCCGCGCGCTGGGTCCTGTGCTCGGCCCCTATCACCCCGTCATCACCGACAACGTCCGCCGGCTGTGCGAGATTTCCGGCCTCGACGAAGTCTCGTTCCACATGTCCGGCACCGAGGCCGTCATGCAGGCGGTGCGACTGGCGCGCTATCACACCAAACGCTCGCATCTGGTTCGCTTTGCCGGCGCCTATCACGGATGGTGGGGCGACGTGCAGCCCGGCGTCGGCAATCCGGTTTCGCCGCATGAGACCTATACGCTCGCCGACATGTCGGAGCGCACGCTGCATGTGCTGCGCACGCGCAAGGACATCGCCTGCGTGCTGGTCAATCCCTTGCAGGCGTTGCATCCGAACGCCAACGCGCCGGGCGATTCCGCACTCGTCGACAGTTCGCGAAAAGGCGCGTTCGATCGTGCGGCCTATACCGACTGGTTGAAGAAATTGCGCGAGGTTTGCACCCAACGCGGCATCGTCTTGATCTTCGACGAAGTCTTCGTCGGCTTCCGCCTCGCCGCCGGCGGAGCCCAGGAATATTTCGGCGTGCGCGCCGACATGGTGACCTACGGCAAGAGCCTCGCCGGCGGCTTGCCGGTCGGCGTGGTCTGCGGCGCCAAGGACTTGATGCGGCGCTTCCGCGACGATCGCCCCGCCGACGTCTGCTTTGCCCGCGGCACCTTCAATTCGCACCCTTACGTGATGACGGCGATGGACGAATTCCTCAGCCGCCTCGCCAGCCCGAATTTCAATGCCGTCTACCAGGGGCTCGACGAGACCTGGAACGGCCGCGCCAAGGCGCTGAACGAGCGGCTGGCCGCGCAGGATCTGCCGGTCCGCGTCAGCAACATCTCCTCGATCTGGACGGTGCAATATACCGAGCCGTCCCGCTACAACTGGATGCTGCAATACTACCTGCGTGCCGAAGGGTTGGCGCTGAGCTGGGTCGGCACCGGCCGGCTGATCTTCAGCCTCAACTACACGGATGCGGATTTCGCTGAGGTGGTCGACCGGTTTATCGCGGCCAGCGAGAAGATGAAGCGCGACGGCTGGTGGTGGCATGATGGCTCGCTGACGAACAAGGATATCAAGCGGCGGATTCTGCGGGAGATGCTCGCCAAGAGGCTTCGGCGCTAG
- the asd gene encoding archaetidylserine decarboxylase (Phosphatidylserine decarboxylase is synthesized as a single chain precursor. Generation of the pyruvoyl active site from a Ser is coupled to cleavage of a Gly-Ser bond between the larger (beta) and smaller (alpha chains). It is an integral membrane protein.) — MTVRRLIARFTQQEDLNFLLTNRVPRAALTRFMGWFSKIENPLVRDFSIGCWRLFSDLDLSEAKKAEFKSLHDCFTRELRPGLRPADPDPHVVVSPSDGIIGAFGKIADTELFQIKGAPYSLIDLLGDPALVEQHRNGRFLTLRLTSSMYHRFHAPYDATIKRVTFIHGDVWNVNPIALKRVERLFCKNERAVLQARLPSGEALTLVPVAAILVASIRLHFLDVTLNAQSRGPVDFACLARVKKGDELGWFEHGSTIIVLAPENFEFCDNVAEGGRIRAGERLLRKPQV, encoded by the coding sequence ATGACAGTCCGGCGCCTGATCGCCCGCTTCACCCAGCAGGAGGACCTCAATTTCCTTCTGACCAACCGGGTCCCGCGGGCGGCGCTGACCCGCTTCATGGGCTGGTTCAGCAAGATCGAAAATCCGCTCGTGCGTGATTTCTCGATTGGCTGCTGGCGGCTGTTTTCCGATCTTGATCTGTCGGAAGCCAAGAAAGCCGAATTCAAGAGCCTGCACGATTGCTTTACGCGCGAGCTGCGCCCGGGGCTGCGGCCGGCGGATCCCGACCCGCACGTCGTCGTCAGCCCGTCCGACGGTATCATCGGCGCGTTCGGCAAGATCGCCGATACCGAGCTGTTTCAGATCAAGGGCGCGCCTTACTCGCTGATCGACCTGCTCGGCGATCCCGCGCTGGTCGAGCAGCATCGCAACGGCCGATTCCTGACGCTCAGGCTGACGTCGAGCATGTATCACCGCTTTCACGCGCCGTATGACGCCACGATCAAGAGGGTGACATTTATCCACGGCGATGTCTGGAACGTCAATCCGATCGCGCTGAAGCGGGTCGAGCGTCTGTTCTGCAAGAACGAGCGCGCCGTGCTGCAGGCGCGGTTGCCATCGGGCGAGGCGCTGACGCTGGTACCGGTTGCCGCCATTCTCGTCGCCAGCATCCGCCTGCATTTCCTCGATGTCACACTCAACGCGCAGAGCAGGGGACCGGTGGACTTCGCCTGCCTTGCGCGGGTCAAGAAAGGCGACGAGCTCGGCTGGTTCGAGCACGGCTCGACCATCATCGTGCTGGCGCCGGAGAATTTCGAATTTTGCGACAACGTCGCGGAGGGCGGGCGCATCCGCGCCGGCGAACGACTGTTGCGAAAGCCGCAGGTTTAA
- a CDS encoding NUDIX hydrolase: protein MARAPVMAAGGIVLRQAEPPLIAVVRLRKRNEWVLPKGKLDDGETPRAAAEREVMEETGHDVAVHEFLGTLAYESRGGAKVVHYWRMEAGDLPTRTPMRDVKAVDWLPLADAVKRLSRGYERAFLENVGPIAMAAANGVEGVALPMSVHPVEVPQAQRVGFLQNLLRLFR from the coding sequence ATGGCGAGAGCGCCTGTCATGGCGGCAGGAGGAATCGTGTTGCGGCAGGCGGAGCCGCCGCTGATCGCCGTGGTGCGCCTGCGCAAGCGCAATGAATGGGTCTTGCCGAAGGGCAAGCTCGACGACGGCGAGACGCCGCGCGCCGCTGCCGAACGCGAGGTGATGGAAGAAACCGGGCACGACGTTGCCGTGCATGAATTTCTGGGTACGCTGGCCTATGAATCGCGCGGCGGCGCCAAGGTGGTGCATTACTGGCGCATGGAGGCGGGTGATCTGCCCACGCGCACACCGATGCGCGACGTGAAGGCGGTGGACTGGCTGCCGCTCGCCGACGCCGTCAAACGGCTGTCGCGCGGCTATGAGCGCGCGTTTCTGGAAAATGTCGGGCCGATCGCAATGGCAGCGGCGAATGGTGTGGAAGGCGTAGCGTTGCCGATGTCGGTGCACCCTGTCGAGGTGCCCCAAGCCCAGCGTGTGGGCTTTCTTCAAAATCTGCTTCGGTTATTCCGCTAA
- a CDS encoding DUF2147 domain-containing protein yields the protein MKKLYILAALLMATTSAHAGGITLQINGERIRVESPRSCNAISCIKITAPGYNGTLGNIDLKGLGSKSKDDDEVVATAPAKPAAPAPAPAQAAAPQPAAPAAPTATPAPAQTTVAAATPAQTEAPPAPPPPPAPAAAAPAPQPAEAAAPAADSPIGVWATEENKGNVRIEQCGANLCGYSVNTGERILINMKPQGSKWTGRIHDPDSGRNYDSTIALKGTSSLRVQGCAFGGMFCGGQTWKRVS from the coding sequence ATGAAGAAGCTGTACATCCTCGCCGCATTGTTGATGGCCACCACCTCGGCGCATGCGGGCGGCATTACCCTCCAGATCAACGGCGAGCGCATTCGTGTCGAATCGCCGCGCAGCTGCAACGCCATTTCCTGCATCAAGATTACCGCGCCCGGCTATAACGGCACGCTCGGCAACATCGACCTCAAGGGCTTGGGCTCGAAGAGCAAGGACGACGATGAGGTCGTCGCGACCGCGCCGGCCAAACCCGCGGCACCCGCTCCTGCACCCGCCCAGGCCGCCGCGCCGCAGCCTGCGGCTCCCGCGGCACCAACTGCAACGCCTGCGCCCGCTCAAACCACCGTCGCGGCCGCGACGCCGGCACAAACCGAAGCACCGCCCGCTCCGCCTCCGCCGCCCGCCCCGGCCGCCGCCGCGCCTGCACCGCAACCGGCCGAGGCCGCAGCGCCCGCTGCCGACTCGCCGATCGGCGTCTGGGCGACGGAAGAGAACAAGGGCAACGTGCGCATCGAGCAATGCGGCGCCAACCTGTGCGGCTATTCCGTCAACACCGGGGAAAGGATCCTGATCAACATGAAGCCGCAGGGCAGCAAGTGGACCGGCCGGATTCATGATCCCGACAGCGGCCGCAACTACGACTCGACGATCGCGCTGAAGGGCACCAGCTCACTGCGCGTCCAGGGCTGCGCCTTCGGCGGCATGTTCTGCGGCGGCCAGACCTGGAAACGCGTGAGCTGA